In Pochonia chlamydosporia 170 chromosome 3, whole genome shotgun sequence, the following are encoded in one genomic region:
- a CDS encoding deacetylase complex subunit Sds3 (similar to Cordyceps militaris CM01 XP_006670003.1) has translation MAASDNTVPSALGGKAERRSPPPATQSKRDRKRQALMERLSSMTDKFQREQDLTYRDQLQKIQYEISLVQRFDPYDPNALEVAAELQKEHRQTQGPPVHAESARSLMDMAGIKFPNFIDEIEDLIEIRDFQLTQSKVGKTGQGGNCFSHKFIFLLSNTADMALSYSLQNEYERKVQEYKNTHAYKVETARREHMALTGTLRDRLINTLTHKKNRLNREKEVLEINDSNALLLNPNHFSLTNPGSPGGTHGKRATRLRKDADDLQMFSDKKRKRNPGEDDGSPAPMRRALDPNSTTPLWQSEKARAAAKQNGPMYSIDKLFTDKELSLHYNSAALAAHQYILRNRVNGNASSPDDSDSANGDDNDADSVPSAPMMERQVSHATRSTRGGANTNFLDDKILGVEGIANFEVPANLDLMHAQEPPKMPPHVPQQYLKPYPRTADQNFPVPLSQDDIVSDLSVMGFLKQYDHSHKPGAHLDAPTGLRKILEAVSIPYQQGRFVAITSAAREDPENFRDSLGIPTSSLRDQPSPGHGGSNQSVAGYSASAIPMSRQSSLGGVAMSRQGTTGSGRGRGRRG, from the coding sequence ATGGCTGCAAGTGACAATACCGTCCCCTCGGCCTTGGGCGGCAAGGCTGAGCGACGCTCGCCGCCTCCAGCAACACAATCAAAGCGAGACCGAAAAAGACAGGCTCTCATGGAGCGTCTGTCGAGCATGACGGACAAGTTTCAGCGCGAACAAGACTTGACGTATCGcgaccagctccagaagatCCAGTACGAGATCAGCCTCGTCCAGCGTTTCGACCCATACGATCCAAATGCCTTGGAGGTCGCCGCCGAGCTGCAAAAGGAACATAGACAGACTCAAGGACCTCCGGTTCATGCCGAGTCGGCCCGTAGCCTCATGGACATGGCTGGAATCAAGTTTCCCAATTTTATCGACGAAATTGAGGACCTCATTGAGATACGCGATTTTCAATTGACACAATCAAAGGTGGGCAAGACCGGCCAAGGAGGGAATTGCTTCTCCCACAAATTTATTTTTCTGCTATCGAATACAGCTGACATGGCCCTTTCCTACTCTCTCCAGAACGAATATGAACGAAAAGTACAAGAGTACAAAAACACCCACGCTTACAAGGTCGAGACGGCTCGGCGCGAACACATGGCTCTGACCGGTACCCTGCGCGACCGACTTATCAACACCCTCACACACAAGAAGAACCGATTGAATAGGGAAAAGGAAGTATTGGAGATTAACGATTCCAATGCCTTGCTCCTGAACCCCAATCACTTTTCTCTCACCAACCCCGGCAGCCCCGGCGGCACCCACGGGAAGCGCGCGACACGGCTTCGTAAGGATGCCGATgaccttcaaatgttctccGACAAGAAGCGAAAGCGAAACCCCGGCGAGGACGACGGATCGCCAGCACCGATGCGCCGCGCTTTGGATCCCAACAGCACAACTCCCCTGTGGCAGTCGGAAAAGGCACGTGCTGCTGCGAAGCAAAACGGCCCCATGTACAGCATCGACAAGCTCTTCACCGACAAGGAGCTGTCTCTGCATTACAATAGCGCGGCCTTGGCTGCTCATCAGTATATCCTGCGCAACCGTGTCAACGGCAACGCTTCCTCCCCCGACGACAGTGACTCGGCAAACggagatgacaatgacgccGACTCTGTTCCTTCTGCGCCCATGATGGAACGCCAGGTCTCACACGCCACTCGTAGCACCAGGGGCGGCGCAAACACAAACTTCTTGGACGACAAGATTCTCGGCGTCGAAGGCATTGCCAACTTTGAAGTCCCCGCCAACCTGGACCTTATGCATGCCCAGGAGCCGCCCAAGATGCCTCCTCACGTGCCCCAGCAGTATCTTAAACCGTATCCCCGTACAGCGGACCAAAACTTCCCGGTGCCACTGTCACAAGACGACATTGTATCCGATCTGTCGGTCATGGGCTTCCTGAAACAGTATGACCACTCTCACAAGCCCGGCGCACACCTCGATGCGCCGACTGGCCTGCGCAAGATTCTCGAAGCCGTCTCCATCCCGTACCAGCAGGGCCGCTTCGTCGCCATTACCAGTGCTGCACGAGAGGACCCCGAAAACTTTCGCGACTCTCTTGGTATCCCCACGAGCAGCTTGCGAGACCAACCTAGCCCCGGCCACGGCGGTTCCAACCAGTCCGTGGCGGGATACTCGGCGTCCGCCATACCGATGAGCAGACAGAGCAGTCTCGGCGGGGTGGCCATGAGCCGACAGGGCACGACAGGAAGTGGACGCGGTAGAGGTCGTCGCGGCTAG